In Dietzia sp. ANT_WB102, the sequence GCGATGACGGTGACCTGCGGCCGCAACGGCACCAATCCCACACCAGCAGCACCGCCGGCGCCGGGTCGACCGGCAGCGCCGGGGGGACCGGTGAGGCCGGTATCGCCACAGAGCAGGGACATCAGCGCATCCGCGCGACGCTCGGCCAGGGAATAGTCCTCGTCCTTGTCGCGGGCGGCGCCGTCGTCGCCGGCGGTGGCCGCATCAACGTTGGCGGCGGTGTTGGCCCGGGCTTGGGCGTCGGCGTACTTGTGGTCGGCCACGCGGTGGTCCAGCGCCTCGGCCAGCACGGCGGCCTCTTCGGTGGCCAGTGTCGCCGACACACTCGACATCCCGTCGATGCCTTTGTGGAACCGCACGCCCCGGGTGCGCGCGGCCTCCCGGCGGCGCAGGCGCAGACCGTCGGCGTCGTAGCGGGCGATGATCGCATCAACGTTGCCGCGGACCGCTTTCTCCCCCAACCGGATCCCGCCCTCGATCGCGGCGAGGTAATCCTCCACGACCTGCTGCTGCACCAACTCCAGCACGTCGACGTGGACGGTGGCCATCTGCGAGGCCAGCACCTGCGCGGCACGCTGATCGAGCCGCCCCGCCGACAGCGCGGCCAGCACCGCCGGATACCGGGTATGCAGATCGAACGCGAAGGTGATCATCGCCTCGGCCCGCCTAGTCGAGACCGCCATCACCGCCACCACATACCCGACCGCCACCTCGACCGGATCGACCACCGCATGCCCGGGCCGACACTCACCCGCCCCCACCCCGGACTCCTCCTGACGCTGACACTGGCGAAACAACTCGTAACAGGCCACCAACCGCTGCGCCGCCGCCCGATTCTCCGCCATCCACCCCGCACGCACGTCCGCACGCAGGCCAGCTAATGGACTCGACGAGAACGACGACGACGAGGGGGACGAGGTACTGGTTGCGTGATCAACGTTGTCTCCCACGAGTCCAGCCCCTCCGGTGCCGCCGTTGCCCTATCGAATGGGTGTTCTATTCTACGTGCGGGGGTCCGATACGGCAAGGGTGAACAGCGCCTGAGATTAATGTCAGCCCATAGTGGGCTTTGACGGTCGATGGGGCTATAACGCCTGAGTAGACACCGCCCACTTCGACCGGAAGTATGATGCACTCTTCCTAACGGTTTGGGGTGGATGCCCCGCGAAGTTCAACCTCGGAGGCGTTCCATGTCCAAGTTCCTCACGTATGCCGGATCACTCGCTACCGCACTTCTCGTCGTCTCGGCGGGAAGCGCAGCAGCCCAGGGTTCAGGAGCCGCCGGCTCGAACTCTGTTCCCGGATCGATGGAATCCAAGGGGGGTTTCTTGGGCCAGGTCGGAGAATTGGCCCCCGCTTCCGTCACGGGTTCTCTGCCCGGCTACGCCACCGGGCCGCTGGGGTCCGCCGCCACGCTTATCTGCAACGTCGGTTCCGCGGCGGGCGCCGCCGCCACCGTTATGGGGGCGCCAATGCAGGTGCCTGTCGGCATCATCTGCATGGCTCTGAACCCGGCCGCTGAGTCCGCGGATGCCTTGCTCCAGGGGGACGTCGAGGGGTCTGTCAGCGCAGTGCTCGCGGGTGTGCCGCTGGTTGGCGCCTCGCTCGAGGGCCAGGTCGATACCGGGTCCGCCACGGAGTCTGTAGAGGGCTCGGTGGGTGAGCGGCTGGGGTCACTTGCCGAGACCTCGTTGTCGCCGCAGAACTGACCCCGATCCCGGCTCCCGAGTATCGGAGCCTTGTATCGCGACTGCGGCTGGGCCTGACACAGTCGCGGCTGGACCTACCGCTGGCTCCGGCCGAAAGCGTGCGGCTCGATCGCACCCATCACGGCCTCGGACGTCCCGGGTACCGGGGTGCGGGCCGGCGCGACGAGCAAGTGCATCCCGAGATCGCCGGGCTCGTGCGGGTATCGACCGACGAGCTCGACGACGGCTGGGTCGTAGAACACCGCCAGGCCCACGCGCAGGCCGTCGATGCGCACCATGTGCAAGGACCGGTGCGGGTTCGCCGACCAGTCGGACAGGGACGCCTCGACCTGCGTCGGGGTCGTGCCCCGCAGCCCCCAGTAGGCCGAACCAGGGTGATCGAACCAGGCGTGGAGGGTGTGGACGGTGTCGGCGTCGAGTGTCAGGGACTCGAGAGTGACCAACCCGGCGGGAGAGTGGAAGGTGCTGGTCCGGGTGGAGCTGGTGCAGGTGAGGTCGGTATAGGTCTGTGCGTTGGTGGTCATCGTGCCTCCTGATGCCGGGCAGCGGGAGCGCCGAACTGCTGGAACCCGATCGAGGACTCGATCGGGTAGACCTCGCGGCCGCAGATGCCGCGCAGGATGATGCTGTTGCGCATGGCGCCCATGCCCAGGTCAGGGGCGGTGAGCCCGTGGGTGTGCTCCTCGGCGTTCTGGACGTGGATGAACGCGTGCGCTCGATCGACCGTGTGGTCGCGGGTCACGCGGTAGCGGCCACGCTCGTCCCGGTCGATCTCGTCGGCGATCCCGTCGAGGAATCGCGGCGGCGTGGGGGAGTAGCCCGTCGCGAGGACGAGCCCCTCCGTGTGGTGGGTCCACGGCCTGCCTGTGTCGGTGCAGTGCAGGTCCAGGCGAAGGGCGGCACCGGTGGTGGGGTCGGCCTCCCGGCTGGCACCGTCGAGGGCGGTGGCGGCCGCCAGCAGCCCGGTGTCCAGGCCCTGCACCGAGCGGCGGTATAGCAGGTCGTGGATCAGGTTAATCAGCTCGGCGTCGATGCCTTTGTACAGGGAGCGCTGCTCCCGCAGCATCCGGTCTCGTCGGTCCGGGGGCAGCGCGTGGAAGTGGTCGATGTACTCCGGCGAGGTCATCTCGAGCGTGAGCTTGGTGTACTCCATCGGGAAGAACCGCGGCGAGCGGGTCACCCAGTCGATCCGCGGGCCGGCCGCCCCGGAGGCGAACAGCAGATCGTGGTAGATCTCCGCAGCCGACTGGCCACTACCCACCACGGTCACCGACCCGAGTGAGAGCAGATCTTCCCGCCGGTGGAGGTAGTCGGAGGCGTGGAGAGCCGCAGTGCCGCCACCGTCGAGCGGGTCCACCTCGATCGGCGTCCAGGGCGTGGTGCCGATCCCCAGCTCCAGGTGCCGGGCGCGATAGTTCTCGGTGCCCTCGGAGGTGATGGCGGTGACCCGGTAGACGGAGGACTCGTCGTCGCCCTCCTCCTCCCTTTGGACATCGACCACCTCGCGTCCCCATCGCACGCCGCGGACCCGGTCCGCGGCCCATCGACAGTAGGCGTCGTACTCCGCACGGAGTGGTTGGAAGTCTTCCCGGATGTAAAAGGGATATAGGCGCCCAATCTCTTTGAGGTAGGCGAGGAACGAGTACGGCGATGTGGGGTCGGCCAACGTGACCAGGTCGGCGAGGAACGGCACCTGGATGCTGGCATCGTCGAACATGAGCCCGTGGTGCCAGGCGAAGCCGTCGCGGGCATCGAGGAAGACCGCGTCGAGACCGAGTGGTTCGGACAGGCAGGCCAGGCCGAGGTTGAACGGCCCGATACCGACGCCGAGCAGGTCGTGGACGTGCTCGGGGTGCCGGGACCTCCGGGCGCGGGGGGCGCTCGCGCTCATGTCAGCACCCCCGCGGTCGTGGCCTGTCGCATCCCCTCGGCGAGGTAGCTCGCGGCGTCGCGGACGTCGGCCAGAACGGCGTCCACGTCGTCGTCCTCCAGGTTCGGATCGAGGACCGTCAGCTTGAGACTGGGCCGGCCGTCCACGACCGTCGATGCGACGAGCGAGCGCCCCTCCGCGAATAGCGCGTCGCGGACGGGGCGGACGAGGGCATCGGCCTCGTCGTCGGTAACGGGACGGTCAGGCGCGGTCACCGCGGGGCGGGGACGGAACAGCACGGTCGACAGGTCGGGGCGGCGCACCAGTTCGAGTTCCGGGTCGGCGTCGATCGTCCGTCCGATCCGGGCGGCGACGTCGATCGCCCCGTCCAGCAGGCGCCCGATGCCGTCGGCGCCCATCACCCGCAGCGTCATCCACAGTTTGAGAGCGTCGAAACGGCGGGTGGTCTGCAGGGACTTGTCCACGGCGTGGTCCTCGCCGTCGGCGGGGTTGAGGTAGTTGGCGCTCACGGTGGAGTGGCGGAAGCCCGAACCGTCGCGTAACAGCAGCGCCGAGGCGGCCACCGGGA encodes:
- a CDS encoding GNAT family N-acetyltransferase, encoding MTTNAQTYTDLTCTSSTRTSTFHSPAGLVTLESLTLDADTVHTLHAWFDHPGSAYWGLRGTTPTQVEASLSDWSANPHRSLHMVRIDGLRVGLAVFYDPAVVELVGRYPHEPGDLGMHLLVAPARTPVPGTSEAVMGAIEPHAFGRSQR
- a CDS encoding HNH endonuclease signature motif containing protein, with amino-acid sequence MAENRAAAQRLVACYELFRQCQRQEESGVGAGECRPGHAVVDPVEVAVGYVVAVMAVSTRRAEAMITFAFDLHTRYPAVLAALSAGRLDQRAAQVLASQMATVHVDVLELVQQQVVEDYLAAIEGGIRLGEKAVRGNVDAIIARYDADGLRLRRREAARTRGVRFHKGIDGMSSVSATLATEEAAVLAEALDHRVADHKYADAQARANTAANVDAATAGDDGAARDKDEDYSLAERRADALMSLLCGDTGLTGPPGAAGRPGAGGAAGVGLVPLRPQVTVIATGNDARDEGGVRVEFTRTGQAALQALLDLLAASDGASLERLDPGIGAADDARAALTYRPGAALARRIRLRDGTCRHPGCAVPADHCDLDHAAPFNHADPDRGGHTVEGNLVCLCRRHHRFKTFSDWSYTLAPDGTLHVTTPDGSTMRTRPCGPLAQYRREQADAETQAWQRQQPRNPDPTDTDPTDAEPTFWSRRATRHRTERARTEHARTAPAPTSGTSNNDPAANQTSPNTVSRWWARNTPHHSDIEKGIRTLLHDHLDELIDPPPF
- a CDS encoding lysine N(6)-hydroxylase/L-ornithine N(5)-oxygenase family protein; translation: MSASAPRARRSRHPEHVHDLLGVGIGPFNLGLACLSEPLGLDAVFLDARDGFAWHHGLMFDDASIQVPFLADLVTLADPTSPYSFLAYLKEIGRLYPFYIREDFQPLRAEYDAYCRWAADRVRGVRWGREVVDVQREEEGDDESSVYRVTAITSEGTENYRARHLELGIGTTPWTPIEVDPLDGGGTAALHASDYLHRREDLLSLGSVTVVGSGQSAAEIYHDLLFASGAAGPRIDWVTRSPRFFPMEYTKLTLEMTSPEYIDHFHALPPDRRDRMLREQRSLYKGIDAELINLIHDLLYRRSVQGLDTGLLAAATALDGASREADPTTGAALRLDLHCTDTGRPWTHHTEGLVLATGYSPTPPRFLDGIADEIDRDERGRYRVTRDHTVDRAHAFIHVQNAEEHTHGLTAPDLGMGAMRNSIILRGICGREVYPIESSIGFQQFGAPAARHQEAR